A window of the Zeugodacus cucurbitae isolate PBARC_wt_2022May chromosome 4, idZeuCucr1.2, whole genome shotgun sequence genome harbors these coding sequences:
- the LOC105217664 gene encoding uncharacterized protein LOC105217664, with protein sequence MDMGSFSFLPYSRAVSAPEVMLLQWFFCLLPLFVSLPQRIQCFGMHLMEISETDRSQIVCTLALLQKYFQYGEPLSGSIISMSFTTASLHIQQNLLNAFHTQVAVPWTVVVRNPRQPAHNVRSTMTLHEKPQCYFIVIENLEDGDLEDVFEDWKTNINWNPLAQFVVYLASVEETDDEMTELMIEILLSFMNKKIYNVNVIGRNEENGFYYGKTVFPYHPDNNCGNRVIAIETLDMCDYQDDSKPKYEYNFDEEDDGEEVVGDDEDYDGGQGDDAGNNDGTVEENNNEGGVEYGEGNENKDEDEERNGNRSQDTDDNNSDGEGDTNIDDGGVAGGGEMNGNKDGESGVIGDEIRDADGNERLEEEIDSERGEERDIEIYSDRNEIGPLKVNQNSVELEEKMPINNEEVKEITGNENKKQNGSKDQLDQIVWRGEWLGYQHDYTKNNKELIVIENGNKIGKRKQNTKENEKESKEYITSNLSWSYKNFGRRSQANLKADTETRLKTIFDDKKKPKKKHNSKVTKKNNNLYQKQYLQKQQKFIEYKQDDTNDLQTQKIYLQELYRASFFDKFPKDLSGCPVVAAFRPWEPYIFKEASEHESKADNNHRADESYEELATEAAAYDTENEENTEHSDNDTYNDTDEDAEADNSYNDVDTADLNDEPTVKLNGIEYQLVQTIGERLHITIDLQLENTNLYHLFQQLIDGDIEMILGGIDEDPSISQFVSSSIAYHQDDLTWCVARAKRKYDLFNFLQSFHISTWLCTLAFILISTLNICLAQKLLNIRLIFFGGFFATFVRILGVILSQSTQLTRLPNSLRITFGSTFFLAIMFVNVYQSFLVSTLTTPKSSYQISHLEEIYRNRMTVTGSVENVRHLNKDGEIFKYIREKFQMCYNIEECLNRAASDENLAVAVSRQHSFYNPHIKRDQLYCFDRNENLYVYLVTMLLPKKFHLLHKINPVIQHIIESGHMQKWARELDLKRRIREEIQRAQKVLVKSLTIKQVGGSFALHVMLSTLAVVIFLFECWTHWMVVKRRTRLRMVKWLHRKFSSR encoded by the exons ATGGATATGGGTTCATTCAGTTTTCTGCCTTATTCGCGTGCTGTCTCAGCTCCGGAAGTCATGTTACTCCAATGGTTTTTCTGTTTGCTACCGTTATTTGTGAGTTTGCCGCAACGTATACAATGTTTCGGCATGCATCTCATGGAGATTTCTGAGACGGATCGTTCACAAATCGTCTGTACACTCGCGCTGCtgcagaaatattttcaatatggtGAACCACTCTCGGGTTCGATCATCTCAATGAGTTTCACAACAGCCTCATTACACATTCAACAGAATTTGTTGAATGCCTTTCATACGCAGGTCGCCGTACCATGGACAGTTGTGGTGCGAAATCCACGTCAACCAGCGCACAACGTGAGGTCTACTATGACTTTGCATGAGAAGCCACAGTGTTACTTCATTGTTATTGAGAACTTGGAGGATGGTGATTTGGAAGATGTTTTCGAAGATtggaaaacaaatataaattggaACCCGCTGGCACAATTCGTTGTCTATTTGGCTTCAGTCGAGGAAACCGACGACGAGATGACCGAATTGATGATAGAAATACTACTTAGCTTTATGAATAAGAAGATTTACAATGTTAATGTGATTGGCAGAAATGAAGAGAATGGCTTCTACTATGGAAAGACAGTGTTCCCATATCATCCAGACAATAATTGTGGTAATCGGGTAATAGCCATAGAGACTTTGGATATGTGTGATTATCAAGATGACAGTAAGCCAAAATACGAGTATAATTTTGATGAAGAAGATGATGGAGAAGAAGTCGTTGGCGATGACGAAGATTATGATGGAGGACAAGGCGATGACGCAGGGAATAATGATGGTACagttgaagaaaataataacgAAGGCGGAGTGGAATATGGAGAGGGAAATGAGAATAAAGATGAAGACGAAGAAAGAAATGGAAATAGAAGTCAAGATACTGATGATAATAACAGTGATGGAGAGGGAGATACAAATATAGATGATGGTGGTGTTGCTGGTGGTGGAGAAATGAATGGCAATAAAGATGGAGAAAGCGGTGTGATAGGAGATGAAATCAGAGATGCGGACGGAAATGAAAGGTTAGAGGAAGAAATTGATAGCGAACGAGGAGAAGAACgagatatagaaatatatagtgATCGCAATGAGATTGGACCTCTCAAAGTTAACCAAAATAGTGTAGAATTGGAGGAAAAAATGCCAATCAATAATgaagaagtgaaagaaatcacggggaatgaaaataaaaaacaaaatggcaGCAAGGATCAATTGGATCAGATAGTTTGGAGGGGAGAGTGGCTTGGATACCAACATGATTATACGAAGAATAATAAAGAGTTAATTGTGATCGAAAATGGAAACAAAATaggaaaaagaaagcaaaatacGAAAGAAAACGAAAAGGAAAGTAAAGAATATATAACCAGCAACTTGAGCTggagttataaaaattttggacGACGAAGTCAAGCAAACCTTAAAGCTGATACAGAAACCcgattaaaaactattttcgaTGACAAAAAGAAACCCAAGAAAAAACACAATTCAAAGGTtacaaagaaaaataacaacctataccaaaaacaatatctacaaaaacaacaaaaattcattgAATACAAACAGGACGACACAAATGACTTGCAAACACAGAAAATTTACCTACAGGAACTATATCGAGCATCGTTCTTTGATAAGTTCCCAAAAGATCTCAGCGGTTGTCCAGTTGTAGCCGCTTTTCGACCCTGGGAACCATACATCTTCAAAGAAGCCAGTGAGCATGAGAGCAAAGCAGACAACAACCACAGAGCTGATGAAAGCTACGAAGAATTAGCCACAGAGGCGGCAGCGTATGACACAGAAAATGAGGAAAATACAGAACATAGTGATAACGACACTTATAACGATACGGATGAAGATGCAGAGGCAGATAACTCATACAACGATGTAGACACAGCCGATCTGAATGATGAGCCAACGGTGAAGTTGAATGGCATCGAGTATCAGTTGGTACAGACTATCGGCGAGCGTTTACATATAACAATAGATCTGCAACTGGAGAATACCAATCTCTATCATCTGTTCCAACAACTCATTGATGG TGACATTGAAATGATCTTGGGTGGCATCGACGAAGATCCCAGCATCAGTCAATTTGTCTCCAGCAGCATTGCCTACCATCAGGATGATCTCACGTGGTGTGTGGCGCGAGCGAAACGCAAATACGATCTCTTCAATTTTCTGCAAAGCTTTCACATTAGCACTTGGCTCTGTACGTTGGCTTTCATTCTCATATCTACGTTGAATATATGTCTCGCACAAAAGCTGTTAAACATACGTTTGATCTTTTTCGGTGGTTTCTTTGCCACTTTTGTGCGCATACTCGGCGTTATACTCAGCCAATCGACACAGCTCACACGTTTACCCAATTCGCTACGCATCACTTTCGGTAGCACATTCTTTTTGGCCATAATGTTTGTCAATGTCTATCAGAGCTTTTTGGTTAGCACCTTGACCACACCGAAGTCGTCCTATCAAATAAGTCACTTGGAAGAAATTTACCGCAATCGCATGACTGTTACGGGCAGTGTGGAGAATGTGCGACATCTGAATAAGGATGGTGAG ATTTTCAAGTATATCCGCGAAAAGTTTCAAATGTGCTACAACATCGAGGAGTGTCTCAATCGCGCCGCCTCGGATGAAAATCTCGCAGTCGCTGTTTCGCGTCAGCATTCCTTCTACAATCCACACATTAAGCGCGATCAGCTTTACTGCTTCGATCGTAATGAGAATCTCTATGTGTATTTGGTTACCATGTTATTGCCGAAGAAATTTCATTTGCTGCATAAAATCAACCCTGTCATACAGCATATCATCGAATCGGGCCATATGCAGAAATGGGCGCGAGAATTGGACTTGAAGCGTAGGATACGCGAGGAAATACAACGCGCTCAGAAAGTGCTCGTGAAGAGTTTAACTATCAAACAGGTCGGTGGCAGTTTCGCTCTCCATGTCATGCTGTCCACACTGGCAGTGgtaatatttctatttgaatGCTGGACCCATTGGATGGTGGTAAAGCGGCGCACCCGTTTAAGAATGGTTAAATGGTTACACCGCAAATTTAGTTCGAGGTGA